A single region of the Nicotiana sylvestris chromosome 6, ASM39365v2, whole genome shotgun sequence genome encodes:
- the LOC104217500 gene encoding ketol-acid reductoisomerase, chloroplastic-like, producing MAAAAAAAATATSFSISSSTSSASKSLKPALSGSLGFLSSSSPSLKPLRAKSLSCNGSGSSSGAALNARMVAAPATIKAPFSLDFETSVFNKEKVTLAGHDEYIVRGGRDLFKLLPDAFKGIKQIGVIGWGSQGPAQAQNLRDSLAEAKSDIVVKIGLRKGSHSFAEARAAGFTEENGTLGYIYETISASDLVLLLISDAAQADNYEEVFSHMKPNSILGLSHGFLLGHLQSMGLDFPKNISVIAVCPKGMGPSVRRLYVQGKEINGAGINASFAVHQDIDGRATDVALGWSVALGSPFTFATTLEQEYRSDIFGERGILLGAVHGIVESLFRRYTENGMSEELAYKNTVECITGNISRTISTKGMLALYNSFTGDEKREFAIAYSASYYPCMEILYECYEDVATGSEIRSVVLAGRRFSEKEGLPAFPMGKIDQTRMWKVGERVRATRPSGDLGPLYPFTAGVYVALMMAQIEILRKKGHSYSEIINESVIESVDSLNPFMHARGVSFMVDNCSTTARLGSRKWAPRFDYNLTQQALVAVDNNAPINMDLMTNFVCDPVHEAIEVCAQLRPTVDISVPADADFVRPELRQTGN from the exons ATGGCGGCGGCGGCGGCGGCGGCGGCTACGGCCACTTCTTTCTCCATCTCCTCCTCCACTTCTTCCGCATCCAAATCCCTAAAGCCTGCTCTTTCCGGTAGCTTAGGGTTCCTTTCTTCTTCGTCCCCATCGCTTAAGCCTCTCCGAGCTAAATCTCTTTCCTGTAATGGCTCTGGCTCAAGCTCCGGCGCGGCTCTTAATGCTCGCATGGTCGCTGCGCCTGCTACTATCAAGGCACCGTTTTCTCTCGATTTTGAAACTTCCGTATTCAACAAGGAGAAAGTTACCCTTGCTGGTCACGACGAG TACATTGTGAGAGGAGGGAGAGATTTGTTCAAGTTGTTGCCGGATGCATTCAAGGGAATCAAGCAGATTGGAGTCATAGGCTGGGGTTCTCAG GGACCAGCTCAAGCCCAGAATTTGAGGGATTCTCTTGCAGAAGCAAAATCTGATATAGTTGTTAAG ATTGGTTTGAGAAAGGGTTCACACTCCTTTGCTGAGGCCCGTGCTGCTGGGTTTACTGAAGAGAATGGTACCTTAGGGTACATATATGAAACTATCTCTGCCAGTGATCTAGTGCTGCTTTTGATTTCTGATGCAGCTCAG GCTGACAACTATGAAGAAGTGTTTTCTCACATGAAGCCAAATAGTATTCTTGGTCTTTCGCATGGATTCCTTCTCGGCCATTTGCAGTCAATGGGCCTTGACTTTCCCAAGAACATTAGCGTGATTGCTGTATGTCCCAAGGGTATGGGTCCATCAGTCAGGAGACTATATGTGCAAGGAAAAGAAATCAATGGTGCTGGAATCAATGCAAGTTTTGCAGTTCACCAG GATATTGATGGAAGGGCCACAGATGTTGCTCTTGGGTGGTCAGTTGCCCTTGGTTCCCCCTTCACATTTGCTACTACCCTAGAACAGGAATACAGAAGTGATATATTTGGAGAGCGAG GCATATTACTTGGTGCTGTCCATGGCATTGTTGAGTCATTGTTCAGAAGGTACACCGAAAATGGAATGAGTGAAGAGCTTGCATACAAGAATACTGTTGAGTGCATAACTGGAAACATTTCTAGGACCATATCAACAAAG GGTATGTTAGCTCTATACAATTCATTTACTGGGGATGAAAAGCGGGAGTTTGCGATTGCATACAGTGCTTCATACTACCCCTGCATGGAGATCTTGTATGAGTGCTATGAAGATGTTGCAACAGGTAGTGAGATCAGGAGTGTTGTCTTGGCAGGCCGCCGCTTTTCT GAGAAAGAGGGATTACCAGCTTTCCCAATGGGCAAAATAGACCAGACAAGGATGTGGAAAGTTGGTGAGCGTGTTCGTGCAACACGACCATCTGGTGATCTGGGTCCTCTGTATCCTTTCACTGCTGGTGTCTACGTCGCATTGATGATGGCCCAG ATAGAGATTCTGAGGAAGAAAGGCCATTCTTACTCGGAGATCATAAATGAAAGTGTCATCGAGTCAGTTGATTCTCTGAATCCTTTCATGCATGCACGTGGAGTGTCATTCATGGTTGACAATTGCTCAACAACAGCACGTTTAGGATCTAGGAAGTGGGCCCCTCGATTTGATTACAACCTCACCCAGCAAGCATTGGTGGCAGTCGACAATAACGCTCCCATCAATATGGATCTTATGACCAATTTCGTATGTGATCCTGTGCACGAAGCTATTGAAGTTTGTGCCCAATTGCGACCAACAGTTGACATTTCAGTTCCTGCTGATGCTGACTTTGTCCGTCCCGAGCTCAGACAAACTGGCAACTAA